Genomic window (Culex pipiens pallens isolate TS chromosome 3, TS_CPP_V2, whole genome shotgun sequence):
atagaagaagttcattttttgagtcatCTAACAACAATTGGTTACATAGTGAGTTTGATTTAGAAGgatttatcgtggaaaacgtgaatttaACAAGTGGATCAACgaaaaaacgtggacgagaacCCAAAGAGTTTGATGCGAAGAGTGATAGGAGTGTTCGACGTACCATTGATAATGAATCATTGGATCCTAAAGTGGATTCAATTCATAAGGCTTTGTTAATGGCAAGGAGAACAGCATTTAAAAGGCACGATGTGaatgtacacccaaaggaaaaatatatctcaaaatctgcaacagtcgatttgctgcagaaaatgtcatattttataacattttttgcagcaagcccctagatcatttttgcccgcgtgtatacatttcagcgatctgcagttctcaccaacacatataacactggcccgtccccgagcaacactccaaaaagaagcatatgttggcgctctttcactcacttttcatcaagcgtccatggcgcggtggtagcgtgtcggagcaataaccaagaagttggtagttcaatcctcgttctgataagggttttttttgtgaaatacaaccaaaaagccgtcggtaatgtcgataattgtcggtaacgggcaaaaatgtcatacccctatatcgcaaaaaatgcatgaggacagttttcatgcagattctgatatactttcatgccgccatgcatcaaaataatgcgaccgccgtttgggtgtagttAAAGTGATAGGACACCTCCTGAAAAATCAGGATTACTTTTCTAAAATGTACGTTCAGTTAACTAACGACCGACAGTTAAAAACGCCGGAAGAAGCATTTGCGCTGATTATCGAAGCACACCTTACTAAGGCTCagtatgaaatatttcattttgattGCCCTTCGAGATATCCGCCTTACAATGTTATAGCAGGTGCCAAAAAAACATGCGCACCTCCTGTTGAATTCATCGAAGGGTCAGCCTCGAAGATAAAAGTGGAATTGCAAGCTCTGATGAATCATACGGCATCTAGAATACTTCAAGTAATAAGGCAGGATGTGACAGATTATCTAGATAGTCATGATTTAGATTGCGCCGAATTGGTTTTATTGAGTAGTTGGGGAATGGATGGATCCACTggatattctcaatttaatcATTCATTGCCAGAAGGTAGCATTGATGATTCCGATGTCTTTGCTGCAACGTTAACTCCCATCCAATTATACGTGCATAGTGATGGTAAACATATTTTATGGCATAATCCTACACctcaaagcatcaaattttgtcGACCAATTATGTTACAGTTTATTAAAGAATCTAGAGAAATCATCCTGAAAACAAAACATGATCTGGAAAAAGAAATGTGTGAATTGACACCTTTGAAAATTGATCTTCCGGGTGATAAATTCGTGTTGatcgattttaattttgttttgagtaTGATAGACGGAAAAGTGCTGACATATATTACTGGTTCATCATCGATGCAAAATTGTCCTATATGTGGGGCAACACCTAACTCCATCGAAAAACTAGAAGAAGGATTTACTGCCAATGAAGACACATTATACTATGGAATATCTCCACTTCATGCTTGGATACGGTTTTTCGAATGTCTGTTACATATTTCATATCGGATGGAGATCAAACAATGGAGGGTTACGAAGGATCTTAAGCTGAATTATCTTAAACGAAAAAAGATGGTTCTGGAAGCATTGCACAAGGCATTTGGATTTAGAGCTGATCAACCAAGATCAGGCGGTAAATGTACGAGTACTACCGGAAACATTTGTAGGAAAGCATTTTCTAACCCGGAACTTTTAAGCAGTGTATTGGGCATTGAAAAAGAGTTGATCGAGAGATTTCGTAATATTTTGATAGCGATCAACTGCCAAGAAGCCATTAATCCTGaaatatttgatgaatattGCAAAGATACATATAGGTTCTATTTAGAACACTACGAATGGTATAAAATTCCTGCAACTCTGCATAAAGTGCTTGCTCATGCAGGTGATATAATTCTTCATTCTCCTGCTCCTCTTGGTGTTTTGGCAGAAGAAGCCGCTGAATGTCAacacaaacatttgaaattatttcgTTCGCATTTTGCTAGAAAAAGATCACGAGAAGCAAATTTAATGGATGTATTTTTAAGGGCATTGCATGAGTCGGACCCATATTTAAGTTCAATGTGGGTAAGCAAAAAACATACCAAGAAAGTTTGCTCTTCATACCCAACAGTTGTTAGAAGTTTCATGGTTTTCGAGGATTCTGAAAGTGATACAAGTTCTAACATAATGAATGATCTTATGGATGCTGTTGATGAAGTTGACGAAGATTTTGAAGAAGATGTTGTGGACGAAGATTAGATTTTTGACAGATGAAGTGCATTGAGATATATCTAGTCATGTAATATTTATTAAGTGTtggtcaataaatttttaataatcaaattaattgcattttcataAACATTCCTTTGTTTCCTCCCCTTCTGTGATGGTACAATGTTCCAGAAAATCCTAAAacatcgtaattttttttaatttgggtggtgaggggggagggggggggtcaaaGAGAGGTAGATTTTGACTCAAGAGGAAGGGGAGGGGGATTGAAAGTAAACGAAAACTATAACAAAGCATAagccgccattccgtgcatcaaacAGACAGAGCAAggatattaaaattcaccatttCAATGCATGTGGgctcaaatgtataaaaaaatcgaaaaaaatcgaaaatttaacttttttttttgaaaaatatcaaatttcatttgtttacatgataataagtacaaacaacacaaaaaagtcacaaaaaagtgaaaaaatatttttggccgctcgcttctatggaaataccccatagtgcatagttgatccatcgaaaaaatgttgtcttgtctatatttatttttgcattaaaataaaaaaaaattatcagaaatggtttttaatcgtgttttttaccgttgtacataaaaattggcatagggcattagtaccgtaaactggggtcaatcgggacacatggggcgaattgggacagcagtttttactatgttggagcacaatattttgatttttctggttggtttcggttagaacagattcaggccaacaaaatgtataCATCcatatccaaatttaaaagctttaagtgctctaaaaactgctgtccctattcagactgtagtcccgattcaccccagattacggtacccaatttcatatctttagcgctttgaaaacgttagctgaagtaaaaatatattgatgGCTTCTTTTGTTACTTTTGCgacttgcgtgtggatgtgtgtgccacaaaaatgatgagaaataatctcgcaaaatagaaattatgattaaaagtgcattaaatttgatcttttagtaaatggcataaatttgcgtgcttactggAGGCGGTActgcactatggggtatttccatataagcgagcggccaaaaatatttttttgcttttttgtgacttttttgtgttgtttgtacttagtataatgaaaacaaatgaattttgatatttttccaaaaaaaaagtttaattttcgattttttcatatatttgatgccacatgcattaaagtggtgaattttaatattcttgctctgtctatttgatgcacggaatggcggtttatgctatgttaaagtttctgatttacgttcaatctccctcccctttttcttgagttaaaatccacctctctttgaagacccccccccccccttcctctccaattaaaatttgatttttgcggtgttttagaattttaaacggtttattttatggaacattgtatggattctcgtccacgtaTTTGGTTGATCCACAtgcaaaattcacgttttccacgataaattcttctaaatcaaaatcactatgtaaccgattgtcgttagattacttaaaatatgaacttcttctatgggcttttgtatacctcgttttgaTGCTACAGAACAgcatgcgtagtttttcctctgtggtttttccctgagttgatcatgtgatggttctgcaatgttgtaattctcacaaatatactcgaaagcagttctcacgttttcagaatagtgcttcgttttatcgtacagggacactacggtattattatccatactttcaaaagaacacaacaacgaactgatatgaatattcgacgaatcgttactgtaaaatactttgaatagaaatttctaattttattaaacgtacctaagtaccaacaaagtcatgaatatcaaatcaatttcaaaacatacatagctggtacgtcatttctgcctccgcaggtaaataatgcgattttaaccaagcgtatacgcgaaatcattaattttcttgcaagaatcaaaatgttcaaaatggcataactcaaaaagtgcacataagtgcactttgaaatttggagacaagttaggacatggttcaaattttaagctgcaaaattttcagatcgcacaaatgcacacaaaaaaagtactccattaacaaagttgaaaaaactaaattttgaataaaaatccatgttttttgatttttattattttttttagcctgtaaaagtgtgttttgtaaaatgttattgaaaagttgaatcaattacctttctgaatatatataatgatgcaggaaaaaatacaataatagctacacagtacaactatgaaaaataatcattttttggtcaaaaaacatgttttttcttaccattttcgcctttgaaggtctgcaattcagtgaatattgaacctacaactttcaaactccggatttttcttagttagaatgtttattttcgaaaaaaaataccaaaaaaataattagagcatgtcggtttttcgatttatggccgcctgaaaccccatagtgtactggtgctggtaagtttatagactaaatagtatttttggagctttaatcgagcagcAAACTCTCCatatcgtcagttgtgtgctatcttgtgacaacgaccatttagtacttttcgagaaaatcgatttttaaagtttgttggtaaataatttcaaaactatgaatgatagagccaaacttttagAAGCAATCGGTTcttatactatcgcttaacaaacgccccaagtttcaactaatttggttacaccagttaaaagatacagtaaataatgtaaacaaaaatctgaaaagctcAACTCTAACTCAAGCGAATTCGGCTCAAATTTTACATCATGTACTTTTATGCTTTCCCTCCACTCAAACTCCCCAACGACGCCCCTGCTCCGTAGCATAAAAGCACGAGAAAGGAAAgcataaaaaaggtaaacaagcaaCATTAGCCGCATGAAGgcgagaactgtcaaaacaaTTTCGCAATCTTTCACATTGAGCATCGATTTTCCTGCACGTACACATTTTGAAACTGCCTAAACTAAgtcaaatttaacaattttaagtaTCTTACTGTGCTGTGACTTAAGTTAAACGCCGATTCGGAAGATGTCCCTCTACCTGCGGCTCGCCTCGCCGCTGCTTCGAAGCGCCCAAAGCTACTCAAACTTTGCCCTCAAGAACCTGTCCCCGTGCCGGTCATTCCTCACAGGTCGCAGCCCAAGCTTGCTGCAAAATGTCCAAAAGGTAAGTCATTCTAGCCTCTAGAGATGACTCAAAGTTTGTTCTAACAAGAGTCTACCTCCTTCTAGACAAACGCCCTCCGCACAGCCCTAACCCGATACTGCACAAAGCCGGAACCGGTGGAGAAGGGCCGCAAAGCCGTCGGATACTGGCTGCTCGGCTGTTCCGGGATGGTGTTCGTGGCGGTCGTCCTAGGTGGGATCGCAGGCTACGGCTTTCTGCTGTACTGCGTGTGCATTGTGATTGCGGAAGCGCTGCACAGATCTGCTAAATAAAGGCTTCAATATGTGTTAAATTAACGAGAGTCTTTTCTTGATTCTGGCCTCGATTCAAGGTGGAGTGACGCGCCTAACCGAGTCCGGTCTGTCGATGGTCACGTGGAAGCTACTGGGCGAGCAGATGCCCCGGACGCAGCAGGAGTGGCAGGACGAATTCGAGCGGTACCAGCAGTTTCCAGAGTTTAAGATGTGagtcatgtttttttaattcataaatgtgCTTTAACTCTTTGTATTTGcttattaatttttcatactGAATATAAACTATTTCAGAAGTTGCTTAGCAAGGGGGTTCCAacatcgtgtcagactggtcactaatccgaAATTACTTGGAGTTTGCGCCATTAATTCTGTGATTTCAGAGTAATTCTGGTAATTCCTAATACttccagtaatcctggtaatccCATGGTATAGttattctaagtattttttgttaattttgggcTATTCCCTGTGGAATAGCATATTgcgagtaatcctggtaattccattcagactggtcagtaatccttgatgctggaaacccctttgTTGCTTAGTCGAATAATGATCACCACAATCGATTTCCaagttttttgtatgaaaatgtcAATTAGTTatcaaataaaaatgcattccctATCCCTTTCTTCCAGTAAAAACAAAGACATCACGCTGAGCGAGTTCAAGATGATCTGGTTCATGGAGTACGGCCACCGAATGTGGGGTCGTCTAATCGGCGCCTTCTACGCCCTTCCGGCGGCCTACTTTTGGTCTCGCGGCTACTTCGATCGAGGCATGAAAATCCGAACGCTGGTGTTCGGCGCCCTCATCGGCTGCCAAGGCCTCATGGGTTGGTACATGGTCAAATCGGGCCTGGAGGACCGGTTCCACCAGGAGAGTGACGTCCCGCGCGTTTCCCAGTACCGGTTGGCATCCCACCTTGGGTTCGCCTTCGTGCTGTACTCGCTGTTCCTGTGGTCCGCGTTGGACAAGCTGCTGCCCGCCCAGAAACTGCTCGGCCAAATTCCGGCCGCCACGCTCAAGTTCAAAGGATTGGCCCACGCCACCAAGGCGGCCGTCTTCATCACGGCCATGTCCGGTGCGTTCGTAGCCGGACTGGACGCCGGTCTCATTTACAATTCGTTCCCTAAAATGGCCGACCGGTGGATCCCCAGCGACATCCTTGCGCTTTCTCCGACACTACGAAACTTCACCGAAAACCCGACCACGGTCCAGTTCGATCATCGCGTGCTCGGAACGGCCACGCTGACGCTCATCACCGGCATGTTTGTGCTTTCGCGCCGACGGATGTTGCCGCCGAGGGCGTACACAGCGGCCGCCGCAGTGGCCACCGTCGGCTGGATGCAGGTCCTGTTGGGCATTACGACGCTGCTGACGTACGTGCCGGTGCCGCTGGCCGCCAGCCACCAGTCCGggtcgctgctgctgctctcgATGGCCATCTGGTTGACGCACGAGATGAAGCTGGTGCGACGGTTGCCCAAGTAGGCGGaatttgatgcatttttgtgaataaaaaaacagagtatttatcagaaatacacttttacttttcctgttcggacaacctccgggtcatgagtcATCACTTGATTCAACCACCTTGCCGGCTCTGAGTTAAACACCAACTTAACcgtccggcattcttgcgaAGTATTcggcccaccggattcggccagccttggcgaccttccgaatcATGGCTTTCTACAGCCTTGCTACCGAATATTTGGCTTGCcatagagttgcgccagctcgtggttcatccttctccgcCATACAttgttctcacgcacgccgccgaagatcgtcctaagcaagcaaaaacttcaagcgcttgcagttcctcctcgagcatcgtccacgtctcgacCCGACCTtagggtcttgtggagtccatagtaggcacgactaccggtgatgatgcccctccgaatttctctgctgcagttgttgtccgacgtcaccaacgatccgaggtacacaaagtcctccacgacctcgaactcgtcgccgtcgatcgtcacgtTCAGATACTTCGTCCGAgatcttcacgctgcaccgtgccccgTTCATCGTTGGTATCACAATCAATGCTAGCCGCACAAACGCgcgtatgggcttacagatataagctaatttactatccaggttactatgctacactgaaaaaatattatgttttcagttatgagcaatgtaattagcttatatctgtaagcccatacatccaattgaaatgtggtcaaagacaaacttatgggaaattggacgagctttccggtaaaaatattttcgagactgaaaaatcaagtcggtcatatagaaattgccaaaaaccatcaaaaaaccattttttcagcatttttatttttaaaaccactgtaacttcacaaggattggacttagggcaatggtcaatatggagacttttatgtaaaattgtctgaagaatcgattcccgtattcagtttttgaaaattttgacgtttagagcacttttcaaaaaaacagtttcagtaaatgatttttgtatttttttaggtgagttgctcgatcctgcatttttcttgagtctttttgtaacatcttaggctattttcacaaaaattttgagcgaaaaaaaatcgtgggctcaccttcaaatttgacttttaaacttaaaaatcaaaacatctcataaaagtggagtgtttttttctttcagtgtattttttcagaaatcccgtcaaatttcctacaagtttgtctttgaccactttttgatacgatgcaacggcttcgagatacagcaatatttaaattacgaaatacaaaaatatttaaaactcttacgcccttctcaaatgtcattatcgagtgtaactgactccatatacacaaaaatggcttatatatgcctaggataacatgtctacaaagtttcattgaaatcggagagggtcgggtacaaccgattccctatttgacatggaattgctctattgtacttttgaaaaacttttatacaatgcttaggaccaaacattgtaacaaacggtgacaaaagaaatagcaacatataaatacgactcaacactaggaaagatttcaggagaaaacaacaCAGCAAAACagtaaataacaactagtttttgaattcaaactaaaaataaaacagtttttgcttaagtaaatgttgataggcacactataaatggttaggcgcttatacttacatcaaaccctacgtaatgtaccacccccggccgagttaaaatgcgtaaccggaaaagaaggtgtgcatgactggcacgaacactcaaagcgtgttctagcgtgctgctcgtactgactcagagcaagggtgagatgtaggtgtaagggcagtgcgtgttcgtcgggaacctagtgcttaagatcggtcaaggcccgttcttacactgaaaattgcgaattgggtcctaaaatgaagcttggattgctgatattattgtttacagcgataaagcttgtttttctgagtaaattgaccctttgtacgaccacaaagagtttaaaatggatttttaaatcaattttgaaaaattaactccgcggtccttcttgacagaaaagctcctacttgacagctcgttccaaggggaccatagttgatccatcgaaaaatgttgtcttgtaaaaaaataattttgcataaaatgaaaaaaaagtgatcagaaatggtttttaatcgtgttttttaccgttgtacataaaaatttacatagggctttagtacccaattgcgaatttgcattttcacatttctcaaatatctgatttgattttatttctagAGGTAAACGTCTTtcaatttctatatttttcaacgcttttttttatttttttgaaatatttaataataaaaaaataatactccaTTTGAGTAAATCTACTCATCTGTGTACAGTATTGccgaaaaagtactggaacctCGTTTTTAGCCTTGTTTTTAGCTTGCTTTTAAGGCACTTAAATTACTACTGAGAAGcagggaaaaaaactttttttaaattatttaattttaaatgataaagCATCAAGCTTTAAACATgggcactgccgttctacgcataattgtcccatgtcatttttggtcgattctgactttttgtcatttttaggtttagtttaacgtttacttttcgaaaacacataaaatctagtactttgttcggaaaatcATTGCAaacaagtctgtttgtcccatcgttatacttctacgcataattgtcccaccaagtattttctttcgaCAGTGCAgagaaaaacagtttttttttaattagtgcaaaTACTCTTCAATGTTTGAGCCCCCTTctttgatagaaaaaaaaaactcgtataAATTCAAGAAGAGTAATCATTCCATGAATcagtaaaatttattcaaaaatcaggggacaaaaaatgtaacctgaattgattttttactaaaaaaaacttgttaaaacCATGCTTgactagggtacgttatccattagtggaccccttccCCTATTTAGAATGCATTGTATGAAGTTTGTTGGTGCATTTTTGATCAAATGAAGGCTGTTCACAAggaattaagaggcagtatttgtaaattctgctcggtttgttctagaggtcgtatcgaggtgctccgatttggatgaaactttcagcgtttgtttgtctatacatgagatgaactcatgccaaatatgagccctctacgacaaagggaagtggggtaaaacgggcttcgaagtttaaggtccaaaaaacctaaaaaaaaattaaaattgctcgcatttccgtaaaacttcatcaaatcaaactctcgtagatgcatttgaaaggtcttttgaagcacttcaaaatgggccataAACATCCAGGCTCggcttgactttttctcatagcttttgcaaattactgttaaaatggatttttttttaaaccttaatatctttttgcaacagcctccaacacccatactcccataggtcaaaagataggtaatttcatggactataagccttcggaaataactttttggccaatcgcagtttttctcatagtttttcgatttttctataacaaacattttacaacgttagtttttgccctgtaggcctccatagcgacACTTTTTTGTCtgaattttgtcatattcggaatcctcggaaaatttcacgttagttagaagtattgaaattgttaatttgatttaaaaaataatgaaataaaacattttcgaaaaaagaaaagatcttatttaccttgtgatcaaaacatcaaatgccgtattaagtaggcgaatatctgttttacccctaatccgacaaaatgttaaaaaatgttttaattcattttaaatggcattttttccaatcaaatttacaactccaatattctaacttacgtgaaattgtccgaggattccgaatatgacaaaattgagacaaaaaagtgtcgctatggaggcctacagggcaaaaactaacgttgtaaaatgttcgttatagaaaaatcgaaaaactatgagaaaaactgcgattggccaaaaagttatttccgaaGTCCatgaaattgggtactaaagccctatgtcaatttttatgtacaacggtaaaaaacacgattaaaaaccatttctgatcactttttttcattttaatgcaaaaattttttttggcaagacaacattttttcgatggatcaactatggtctccttgg
Coding sequences:
- the LOC120422497 gene encoding cytochrome c oxidase assembly protein COX15 homolog; amino-acid sequence: MSLYLRLASPLLRSAQSYSNFALKNLSPCRSFLTGRSPSLLQNVQKTNALRTALTRYCTKPEPVEKGRKAVGYWLLGCSGMVFVAVVLGGVTRLTESGLSMVTWKLLGEQMPRTQQEWQDEFERYQQFPEFKIKNKDITLSEFKMIWFMEYGHRMWGRLIGAFYALPAAYFWSRGYFDRGMKIRTLVFGALIGCQGLMGWYMVKSGLEDRFHQESDVPRVSQYRLASHLGFAFVLYSLFLWSALDKLLPAQKLLGQIPAATLKFKGLAHATKAAVFITAMSGAFVAGLDAGLIYNSFPKMADRWIPSDILALSPTLRNFTENPTTVQFDHRVLGTATLTLITGMFVLSRRRMLPPRAYTAAAAVATVGWMQVLLGITTLLTYVPVPLAASHQSGSLLLLSMAIWLTHEMKLVRRLPK